The Amycolatopsis mongoliensis genome includes a window with the following:
- a CDS encoding pentapeptide repeat-containing protein, whose translation MAAYLVTVVAGLVASAWVILRGNNTALAALTPLIVAIGGLAAGMYQLNTQRAARADEQVKERQERATREKAAVREKEQERIRRFDTRFAEVVTAAKARDAGSRAGAAAELISFLREPNAPHFREQTYRFALSYLQLCGPEEPAVTHAFVQVFQLAARQLLLEPDRLAVDFAWAHLPKVDLSDLELAEADLTDTELGRADLTGCCLWRARGERTVLEGASLRRANLDEVVLVGGLRARGADFSFANLTAARFASRGGSAGADLRDASFTGARLQGAILNRADLRSARFEGANLKGTSFFGIRLAGKPTEAGRGPLLDEATCYSILRSHNWREAFWEPDVFAALRALQENTRRAHRLRTSKRKPSDLPAAHYRRHPYPHHRNHPSRSRIVS comes from the coding sequence ATGGCCGCCTACCTCGTGACCGTTGTCGCCGGCCTGGTCGCCTCCGCGTGGGTGATCCTCCGGGGCAACAATACCGCTCTGGCCGCACTCACCCCGTTGATCGTCGCAATCGGCGGGCTGGCCGCCGGCATGTACCAGCTGAACACCCAGCGAGCGGCCCGGGCCGACGAGCAGGTCAAGGAACGTCAGGAGCGGGCGACCCGGGAGAAGGCCGCAGTCCGGGAGAAGGAGCAGGAACGCATCCGCCGGTTCGACACCCGGTTCGCGGAGGTCGTGACCGCGGCGAAGGCACGCGATGCCGGCTCGCGGGCCGGCGCGGCGGCCGAACTCATCTCGTTCCTGCGCGAACCGAACGCGCCCCATTTCCGAGAGCAGACCTATCGGTTCGCCTTGTCCTACCTGCAGCTGTGCGGGCCGGAAGAGCCGGCCGTGACGCACGCTTTCGTCCAGGTCTTCCAGCTCGCGGCCCGGCAGTTGCTGCTCGAGCCGGACCGGTTGGCGGTGGACTTCGCGTGGGCGCACCTGCCCAAGGTCGACCTCTCCGACCTCGAACTGGCCGAAGCGGACCTCACCGACACCGAGCTCGGCCGCGCCGATCTCACCGGATGCTGCCTGTGGCGGGCCAGGGGCGAGCGCACCGTGCTCGAAGGCGCTTCGTTGAGGCGCGCCAACCTCGACGAGGTGGTCCTCGTCGGCGGCCTCAGGGCCAGGGGAGCCGACTTCAGCTTCGCCAACCTCACCGCGGCGCGCTTCGCCTCGCGCGGCGGTTCCGCCGGAGCAGATCTGCGAGACGCTTCGTTCACCGGCGCCAGGCTGCAGGGTGCCATCCTCAACCGAGCCGATCTGCGCTCCGCCCGTTTCGAAGGCGCGAATCTCAAGGGCACGAGTTTCTTCGGGATCAGGCTCGCCGGCAAGCCAACCGAAGCCGGCCGAGGCCCGCTCCTCGACGAAGCCACCTGCTACTCGATCTTGCGGTCCCACAACTGGCGGGAGGCGTTCTGGGAGCCGGACGTCTTCGCCGCGCTGAGGGCACTGCAGGAAAACACGAGAAGAGCGCACCGGCTCCGGACGAGCAAGCGCAAGCCATCGGACCTGCCGGCCGCCCACTACCGCCGGCACCCCTACCCCCACCACCGCAACCACCCCAGCCGCAGCCGCATCGTGAGCTGA
- a CDS encoding ABC transporter ATP-binding protein, translating to MAGEPAIQVEGLTKAYGRTTALREVSFALDPGEVFGYLGPNGAGKTTTLRLLMGMIRPTSGAARVLGMDSWREAVAVHRVVGYVPGETRLYDRLTGRQHVAYFGHLRGDPGEKRATVLAGRLDLDLDRPTRSLSKGNRQKLAVVLALMSEPRVLILDEPSGGLDPLVQHEFHALLREHTTTGGSVLFSSHVLAEVQRVADRIGVLRAGRLVTVDRVDDLRAKSLHHIRARFAEDVPATTFAAVPDVRDVAVAGRVLTCSAPELALDALVKEIARHRLLDFECVEADLEETFLTYYGSGADDAA from the coding sequence ATGGCTGGCGAACCGGCGATCCAGGTTGAAGGTCTCACCAAGGCATACGGGCGGACCACGGCTCTGCGCGAAGTGAGTTTCGCCCTCGATCCGGGCGAGGTGTTCGGCTACCTGGGCCCCAACGGGGCCGGGAAGACGACCACGCTGCGCCTGTTGATGGGCATGATCCGCCCCACCTCCGGAGCCGCGCGGGTGCTCGGCATGGACTCGTGGCGGGAGGCGGTGGCGGTGCACCGGGTCGTCGGCTACGTGCCGGGTGAGACGAGGCTGTACGACCGCCTGACCGGCCGCCAGCACGTGGCCTACTTCGGGCACCTCCGCGGCGACCCGGGCGAGAAACGGGCGACCGTACTGGCCGGCCGGCTCGACCTCGACCTGGACCGGCCCACGCGGTCGCTGTCGAAGGGCAACCGGCAGAAGCTGGCCGTGGTGCTGGCCCTGATGTCGGAGCCCCGCGTCCTGATCCTCGACGAACCGAGCGGTGGCCTGGATCCCCTGGTGCAACACGAGTTCCACGCCCTGCTGCGCGAACACACGACCACGGGTGGCAGCGTGCTGTTCTCCTCGCACGTGCTCGCCGAGGTGCAGCGGGTGGCCGACCGGATCGGGGTGCTGCGCGCCGGTCGCCTGGTCACGGTGGACCGCGTCGACGACCTGCGGGCGAAATCGCTGCACCACATCCGCGCCCGGTTCGCCGAAGACGTCCCGGCGACCACGTTCGCCGCGGTGCCGGACGTGCGCGACGTCGCGGTCGCCGGCCGCGTACTCACCTGCAGTGCGCCCGAACTCGCCCTCGACGCGCTCGTCAAGGAGATCGCCCGGCACCGGCTGCTGGACTTCGAGTGCGTCGAGGCCGACCTCGAAGAGACGTTCCTGACCTACTACGGATCCGGTGCCGACGATGCTGCGTGA
- a CDS encoding ABC transporter permease subunit encodes MLRDILLKTLHDQRRGLLAWSVSLLLLVAMYVALWPSIRDQPTMGQFLQNMPEAMRALFAASGADMSTPTGYVQVELLSFMGPMLLLIYAITTGAAGIAGEEDRHTLELLMANPVSRTRVVLEKFGALVVGTLLLALVAGLALVLEGRLAGLTLPAGNVAAAMLHMALLALVFGALAAAIGGLTGHGGASRAIPAVVAVVAYVLNGLAPVVSWLEPARKISPFFQYIGHDPLRNGVSAPAVLVALLTTVVLAAVAVVGFRRRDLAA; translated from the coding sequence ATGCTGCGTGACATCCTGCTCAAGACGCTGCACGACCAGCGACGCGGCCTGCTCGCGTGGTCGGTGAGCCTGCTCCTGCTCGTGGCCATGTACGTGGCACTCTGGCCCAGCATCCGCGACCAGCCGACCATGGGCCAGTTCCTGCAGAACATGCCCGAAGCCATGCGCGCGCTGTTCGCCGCGTCCGGCGCGGACATGTCCACGCCGACCGGCTACGTGCAGGTCGAACTGCTCTCGTTCATGGGGCCGATGCTGTTGCTGATCTACGCGATCACCACGGGCGCGGCGGGCATCGCGGGCGAGGAGGACCGGCACACCCTCGAACTGCTCATGGCGAACCCGGTCAGCCGGACCCGGGTCGTGCTGGAGAAGTTCGGCGCTCTCGTCGTGGGCACGCTGCTGCTCGCCCTGGTCGCCGGGCTGGCCCTGGTGCTCGAAGGCCGTCTCGCTGGGCTCACGCTGCCCGCCGGCAACGTCGCGGCCGCGATGCTCCACATGGCGTTGCTGGCCCTCGTCTTCGGCGCGCTCGCCGCCGCGATCGGCGGCCTGACCGGGCACGGCGGCGCCAGCCGCGCGATCCCGGCGGTGGTCGCCGTCGTCGCGTACGTGCTCAACGGCCTGGCTCCGGTGGTGTCCTGGCTGGAACCCGCCCGGAAGATCTCCCCGTTCTTCCAGTACATCGGGCACGACCCGCTCCGGAACGGCGTCTCCGCGCCCGCGGTCCTGGTCGCCCTGCTCACCACCGTCGTGCTCGCCGCCGTGGCCGTCGTGGGGTTCCGCCGCCGCGACCTGGCCGCGTGA
- a CDS encoding sigma 54 modulation/S30EA ribosomal C-terminal domain-containing protein, producing MAAVTPPRTSSAVTVEVSTDGRELSHAPDYARRKIGALLHLAHGPVLSAHVRLTRHPDPAVPYPVTAHADIDVDGRLVHAHADGENSTEAIDRLEDRLAHRLERAAEHWEARRGRMPATEPHEWRHQSEPARHDSWYPRPEADRETIPHFSYTPHPCTVDEAAVDLGRLGHEFQLFTEAGTGRDAVLYRAGATGFRLALLTPPAAGELARFRLPLTISAQPAPLLSTAEAIVRLNDLGLPFLFHTDAEHGRGAVLYHRYDGHYGLIVPAE from the coding sequence ATGGCAGCAGTGACTCCTCCCCGGACCTCCAGCGCCGTCACCGTCGAAGTGAGCACCGACGGACGCGAACTGTCCCACGCACCCGACTACGCCCGCCGCAAGATCGGCGCCCTGCTCCACCTCGCCCACGGTCCCGTGCTCTCCGCGCACGTCCGGCTGACCCGCCACCCCGATCCCGCCGTGCCCTACCCGGTCACAGCGCACGCCGACATCGACGTCGACGGCCGGCTCGTGCACGCCCACGCCGACGGGGAAAACTCCACCGAAGCGATCGACCGGCTCGAGGACCGGCTGGCACACCGGCTGGAACGCGCGGCCGAACACTGGGAAGCCCGCCGTGGCCGCATGCCCGCCACCGAACCGCACGAGTGGCGGCACCAGTCCGAACCCGCCCGCCACGACAGCTGGTACCCGCGACCGGAAGCAGACCGCGAAACCATCCCCCACTTCTCGTACACCCCGCACCCCTGCACCGTCGACGAAGCCGCCGTCGACCTCGGCCGGCTCGGTCACGAATTCCAGCTGTTCACCGAAGCCGGCACCGGCCGCGACGCCGTCCTCTACCGCGCCGGCGCCACCGGATTCCGGCTGGCCCTGCTCACCCCGCCCGCGGCAGGCGAACTGGCCCGGTTCCGGCTCCCCCTGACGATCAGCGCACAGCCGGCACCGCTGCTGTCCACCGCCGAGGCGATCGTCCGGCTCAACGACCTCGGACTGCCGTTCCTGTTCCACACCGACGCCGAACACGGCCGCGGCGCCGTGCTCTACCACCGCTACGACGGCCACTACGGGCTCATCGTCCCCGCGGAATGA
- a CDS encoding universal stress protein produces MTTEVTVTRPVVVGVDGSTSATQAVCWAAREAVRRDLPLVVVHVCALVPVAVPFAGALGAYKYVLVEEGRAWLAAARDAAKEAAPEVRVSTELTNGWAAEHLIGRSTSAELLVLGSRGLGGFSGLLVGSVAVAVASHGHCPVVVVREADAATGAPQDGPVVVGVDESPAGAAAIPFAFQAAATRGVPLLAVHTWMDQAIAIAWESSLATNWGQVRDEQLRLLEERLTPFRGRYPDVPVQLEIATDGPARTLLGHAHTAQLVVVGSRGRGGFRGLLLGSTSQALIHHATCPVAVVPPARP; encoded by the coding sequence GTGACGACAGAGGTGACGGTGACCCGGCCGGTCGTGGTGGGCGTGGACGGCTCCACCTCGGCCACCCAGGCGGTGTGCTGGGCCGCGCGCGAAGCCGTCCGGCGTGACCTGCCCCTGGTGGTCGTGCACGTGTGTGCCCTGGTCCCGGTGGCCGTGCCGTTCGCGGGGGCGCTGGGCGCCTACAAGTACGTGCTGGTGGAGGAAGGGCGGGCCTGGCTCGCCGCGGCCCGGGACGCGGCCAAGGAGGCCGCACCGGAGGTCCGGGTCAGCACGGAACTGACCAACGGCTGGGCCGCCGAGCACCTGATCGGCCGGTCGACCTCGGCGGAACTGCTGGTGCTCGGCTCACGCGGCCTGGGTGGGTTCAGCGGCCTGCTGGTCGGCTCGGTCGCGGTGGCGGTGGCTTCCCACGGGCACTGCCCGGTCGTGGTCGTCCGCGAGGCCGATGCTGCGACCGGAGCGCCGCAGGACGGCCCGGTGGTGGTCGGCGTGGACGAGTCCCCGGCCGGCGCGGCGGCAATCCCGTTCGCGTTCCAGGCCGCCGCCACCCGCGGTGTCCCGCTGCTGGCCGTGCACACCTGGATGGACCAGGCCATCGCCATCGCCTGGGAGTCCTCGCTGGCGACGAACTGGGGACAGGTCCGGGACGAGCAGTTGCGGTTGCTGGAGGAGCGGCTCACTCCGTTCCGGGGCCGGTATCCCGATGTGCCGGTCCAGCTGGAGATCGCCACCGACGGGCCCGCGCGCACCTTGCTGGGCCACGCGCACACGGCCCAGCTCGTCGTGGTCGGATCTCGCGGCCGGGGCGGCTTCCGCGGCCTGCTGCTGGGCTCGACCAGCCAGGCGCTGATCCACCATGCGACCTGCCCTGTCGCCGTCGTCCCCCCGGCCCGGCCGTGA
- a CDS encoding FAD-dependent oxidoreductase, with protein MSEIRIVIAGAGLAGLTLAHYLHRHGIQVTVYERDNGLSAREAGYRVHINSTGTSALHAALEPRSWELFLATCGMPDDDMLLFDEQLTPRPPRDKAASKGTGAPAEIPEHLAVCRSTLRRILFLGLEDVVHFGAKVTGYRSNPDSTVTALLEDGGTAEADLLVAADGINSAVRAQRLPQVRVADLGARSIAAKIPLTAETKAKLPAQLYNAFSMAYDGDFTGLTLGPLDRTDPHSPLITRQDPEFRQEARENYALSIFNSTVEHMLPDAELFGAGPDELKAYVLRRLATWHPALVGIVRLWDTATVQALAVRSCVPVATWEPSAVTVMGDAIHAMSPALGIGANTALRDAHVLGSRLLAAAHGDTTLLGGTAAYEESMREYAYRALRKSAFVGQQVIGHLPLPE; from the coding sequence GTGTCCGAGATCCGTATCGTCATCGCCGGCGCCGGGCTGGCCGGCCTGACGCTGGCCCACTACCTGCACCGCCACGGCATTCAGGTGACCGTCTACGAGCGCGACAACGGCCTGTCGGCGCGCGAGGCCGGGTACCGGGTGCACATCAATTCGACCGGAACCTCCGCCCTGCACGCCGCACTGGAACCGCGGTCGTGGGAGTTGTTCCTGGCGACCTGCGGCATGCCCGACGACGACATGCTGCTCTTCGACGAACAGCTCACCCCGCGCCCGCCACGCGACAAGGCCGCGTCCAAGGGCACCGGGGCGCCCGCCGAGATCCCCGAACACCTCGCGGTGTGCCGTTCGACCCTGCGCCGGATCCTCTTCCTCGGCCTCGAAGACGTCGTGCACTTCGGTGCCAAGGTCACCGGCTACCGGAGCAACCCCGACTCGACGGTCACCGCGCTGCTGGAGGACGGCGGCACGGCCGAGGCCGACCTCCTCGTAGCGGCCGACGGCATCAATTCCGCCGTGCGAGCCCAACGGCTGCCGCAGGTCCGGGTCGCCGACCTCGGTGCCCGATCGATCGCCGCCAAGATCCCCCTCACCGCGGAGACCAAGGCGAAGCTCCCGGCGCAGCTGTACAACGCGTTCTCCATGGCCTACGACGGCGACTTCACCGGGCTCACCCTCGGCCCCCTGGACCGCACCGACCCGCACTCGCCCCTGATCACCCGGCAGGACCCCGAGTTCCGGCAGGAGGCCCGGGAGAACTACGCGCTGAGCATCTTCAACTCGACGGTCGAGCACATGCTCCCGGACGCAGAGCTGTTCGGCGCCGGACCGGACGAGCTGAAAGCCTACGTGCTGCGGCGGCTGGCCACCTGGCATCCCGCGCTGGTGGGGATCGTCCGGCTCTGGGACACCGCGACCGTGCAAGCCCTCGCCGTCCGCAGCTGTGTGCCGGTCGCCACTTGGGAACCGTCGGCCGTGACCGTCATGGGCGACGCCATCCACGCGATGAGCCCGGCGCTGGGCATCGGTGCCAACACGGCACTGCGAGACGCACACGTTCTCGGCAGCCGGCTGCTGGCCGCGGCCCACGGCGACACGACTCTGCTCGGCGGCACCGCCGCCTACGAGGAATCGATGCGCGAGTACGCCTACCGGGCGCTGCGGAAGTCGGCGTTCGTCGGGCAGCAGGTGATCGGCCACCTCCCGCTGCCCGAGTAG
- a CDS encoding NAD(P)/FAD-dependent oxidoreductase, whose amino-acid sequence MQSVEYAVIGGGVVGTATAWNLARRGAEAVLLEAGELASGASGGPGRRGVRAGGRDLRELPLARRAMELWPELDSALGAPTGYRRNGLLSVYDVEVAGVSGWQSVPARAQAQQAAGIPCSVVDRERLDEMQPGLAGDIRVALFTPEDGTGDHPATTRAFAKAAGELGARVLEHTAATGLVPHPDGSVTLRLAEGDELRATRGVVLAANRAVPRLLADSFGLSLPVWEKATQVTFVAPPPGFALNHQVGHTRRALSVKLTDEGQVMLSGGRPGGWDAARGVGTPDPAVLRASLADVAATIPALGGAEVLAVDNSRADTSTIDLIPVIDTVPGHRSVFAGTGWSGHGFALAPAVGEALADWALDGERPEALRPFTFDRLGVS is encoded by the coding sequence GTGCAATCCGTCGAGTACGCCGTCATCGGGGGTGGTGTCGTGGGCACCGCCACCGCGTGGAACCTCGCCCGCCGCGGCGCTGAAGCCGTTCTGCTGGAAGCGGGCGAGCTCGCGTCCGGCGCGTCGGGCGGCCCGGGCCGCCGGGGGGTCCGCGCCGGCGGCCGGGACCTGAGGGAACTGCCGCTGGCGCGGCGCGCGATGGAGCTCTGGCCGGAGCTGGACTCGGCGCTCGGGGCGCCGACCGGCTACCGGCGCAACGGCCTCCTCAGCGTCTACGACGTCGAGGTCGCCGGGGTTTCCGGCTGGCAGAGCGTGCCCGCCCGGGCGCAAGCGCAGCAGGCGGCGGGCATCCCGTGCTCGGTCGTCGACCGCGAGCGGCTGGACGAAATGCAGCCGGGCCTCGCCGGCGACATCCGGGTCGCGCTGTTCACCCCCGAAGACGGCACAGGCGACCACCCGGCGACGACGAGGGCGTTCGCCAAGGCCGCCGGCGAGCTGGGCGCACGCGTCCTCGAGCACACCGCGGCGACCGGGCTCGTCCCGCATCCCGACGGCTCGGTCACGCTGCGCCTGGCCGAGGGCGACGAACTGCGCGCCACCCGCGGGGTGGTCCTCGCGGCCAACCGGGCGGTGCCGCGGTTGCTCGCGGACTCGTTCGGCCTGAGCCTGCCCGTGTGGGAGAAGGCCACTCAGGTCACGTTCGTCGCGCCACCACCGGGTTTCGCCCTGAACCACCAGGTCGGTCACACCCGGCGCGCGCTGTCGGTGAAGCTGACCGACGAGGGCCAGGTGATGCTGTCCGGCGGACGGCCGGGCGGCTGGGACGCGGCGAGAGGCGTCGGCACGCCCGATCCGGCGGTCCTGCGGGCCAGCCTGGCCGACGTGGCCGCCACCATCCCGGCGCTGGGTGGCGCCGAGGTGCTCGCCGTCGACAACAGCCGCGCCGACACCAGCACCATCGACCTGATCCCGGTCATCGACACCGTGCCCGGACACCGCTCGGTGTTCGCCGGCACCGGCTGGAGCGGCCACGGCTTCGCACTGGCCCCGGCGGTCGGCGAGGCGCTGGCGGACTGGGCCCTCGACGGAGAGCGCCCGGAAGCGCTGCGGCCCTTCACCTTCGACCGGCTGGGCGTGAGCTGA
- a CDS encoding amino acid ABC transporter ATP-binding protein, with translation MTTPAVEIRSVHKLYGALHVLRDVDLVVRPGEVVCLIGPSGSGKSTLLRCINNLEKIQAGSILVDGGLVGYRWSGADLQEATPRQARRARRNIGMVFQQFNLFSHFTVLQNLIEAPVRVLGVPRREALERAEELLAKVGLSDKHASYPAQLSGGQQQRVAIARALCMNPKLMLFDEPTSALDPELVGEVLDVLRDLAEDDMTMVIVTHEMGFARQVADTIVFMDQGRIVERGPADQVLDAPREDRTRRFLERVG, from the coding sequence GTGACCACACCCGCGGTGGAGATCCGGAGCGTGCACAAGCTGTACGGCGCCCTGCACGTCCTGCGCGACGTCGACCTGGTCGTCCGGCCCGGCGAGGTCGTCTGCCTGATCGGGCCTTCGGGCTCCGGGAAGAGCACGCTGCTGCGCTGCATCAACAACCTGGAGAAGATCCAGGCGGGCTCGATCCTCGTGGACGGCGGCCTGGTCGGCTACCGGTGGTCCGGCGCCGACCTGCAGGAGGCGACGCCGCGCCAGGCCCGCCGGGCGCGCCGGAACATCGGGATGGTGTTCCAGCAGTTCAACCTGTTCTCGCACTTCACGGTGCTGCAGAACCTGATCGAAGCGCCGGTCCGCGTGCTGGGTGTGCCGCGGCGCGAGGCCCTCGAGCGCGCCGAAGAGCTGCTGGCGAAAGTGGGTTTGTCCGACAAGCACGCGAGCTACCCGGCGCAGCTGTCCGGCGGACAGCAGCAGCGCGTCGCCATCGCGCGCGCCCTGTGCATGAACCCGAAGCTCATGCTGTTCGACGAACCCACCAGCGCACTGGACCCCGAGCTGGTCGGCGAGGTCCTCGACGTCCTGCGCGACCTGGCCGAGGACGACATGACCATGGTCATCGTCACGCACGAAATGGGGTTCGCCCGGCAGGTCGCGGACACGATCGTCTTCATGGACCAGGGCCGGATCGTCGAACGGGGGCCGGCGGACCAGGTCCTCGACGCCCCGCGCGAGGACCGCACTCGCCGCTTCCTCGAGCGGGTCGGCTGA
- a CDS encoding amino acid ABC transporter permease, whose translation MVSLDHGTETRLPARIIGRRRYGTWVAGAVAAVVVALLLASAFTNENFSWPAFGHYLFSPSILLGLGHTVELAVISMALSIVLGVVLAMMRQSANKVLTTAAGAYVWVFRATPLLVLLLLLYNLAALYPKLSLGIPSGPDLFAVDTNTVITVAGAAIIGLTLHEAAYCAEIFRAGLISVGRGQREAAEALGMPGALALRRIILPQAMRAIVPPLTNQFVNVVKTTSIVSVIAMPELVYSAQIIYARTYETIPLLLVVTFWYLAITALLTVAQRRIERHFNRGEASQ comes from the coding sequence ATGGTTTCCCTCGACCACGGCACCGAAACGCGGCTGCCGGCCCGGATCATCGGCCGGAGGAGGTACGGCACGTGGGTCGCCGGCGCGGTCGCGGCGGTGGTCGTCGCGCTGCTCCTCGCGTCCGCCTTCACGAACGAGAACTTCTCCTGGCCCGCGTTCGGGCACTACCTCTTCAGCCCCTCGATCCTGCTCGGGCTGGGGCACACCGTCGAGCTGGCCGTGATTTCGATGGCGCTGTCGATCGTCCTCGGGGTTGTCCTGGCCATGATGCGCCAGTCCGCCAACAAGGTGCTGACGACGGCAGCGGGCGCGTACGTCTGGGTCTTCCGCGCGACGCCGTTGCTCGTGCTGCTGCTCCTGCTCTACAACCTGGCCGCGCTGTACCCGAAGCTCTCCCTCGGCATCCCGTCCGGACCCGACCTGTTCGCGGTGGACACCAACACCGTCATCACGGTGGCCGGTGCCGCGATCATCGGGCTGACGCTGCACGAGGCGGCGTACTGCGCGGAGATCTTCCGCGCCGGGCTCATCTCGGTGGGCCGCGGTCAGCGCGAAGCGGCCGAGGCGCTGGGGATGCCCGGTGCACTGGCGCTGCGCCGGATCATCCTGCCGCAGGCGATGCGCGCCATCGTCCCGCCGCTGACCAACCAGTTCGTCAACGTCGTGAAGACGACGTCGATCGTCAGCGTGATCGCGATGCCCGAACTCGTCTACAGCGCGCAGATCATCTACGCGCGCACCTACGAGACGATCCCGCTGCTGCTGGTCGTGACGTTCTGGTACCTCGCCATCACCGCTCTGCTCACCGTCGCCCAGCGACGCATCGAACGGCACTTCAACCGCGGGGAGGCGAGCCAGTGA
- a CDS encoding transporter substrate-binding domain-containing protein: MPRTPRLLAAALVPILILTGCGLGSAGAADPALVTRPHGRCDPAMAAALPAPVRQHGAFQVAMVPDTPPMAYYAEDDATIVGFDRDMSQAIADVFCVGTDPVPTNIDAVVPGLAAGRYDLVLASLSPTDERRKKADFVTYYNGGQGFLASRSTNFAVTTYADLCGRAVGVVVGSVQQGQLDQAAGTCAKAGRPAWRLSLFPNGNAAVLALRSSRIDVLYFSISLTQYVASRSPGLFRLAGRYKRAIVALGLKRDSPLTGAVHEAVRRLMADGTYRTILGKWGLQENHLDTTEILKGRS; the protein is encoded by the coding sequence TTCGGCGGGTGCCGCCGACCCGGCGCTGGTGACCCGGCCCCACGGCCGCTGCGACCCGGCGATGGCCGCGGCCCTGCCCGCGCCCGTCCGCCAGCACGGTGCGTTCCAGGTCGCGATGGTGCCGGACACGCCGCCGATGGCCTACTACGCCGAGGACGACGCGACGATCGTCGGCTTCGACCGCGACATGAGCCAGGCCATCGCCGACGTGTTCTGCGTCGGCACCGACCCGGTTCCCACCAACATCGACGCGGTCGTGCCCGGGCTCGCGGCCGGGCGCTACGACCTCGTGCTCGCCTCGCTCAGCCCGACCGACGAGCGCCGGAAGAAAGCCGACTTCGTCACCTACTACAACGGTGGACAGGGCTTCCTCGCGAGCCGCAGCACGAACTTCGCGGTGACCACCTACGCGGACCTGTGCGGCCGCGCGGTCGGCGTCGTGGTCGGGTCTGTCCAGCAGGGACAGCTGGACCAGGCGGCCGGCACGTGCGCCAAGGCCGGCAGGCCCGCCTGGCGGCTCAGCCTGTTCCCCAACGGCAACGCGGCGGTGCTGGCCCTGCGCAGCAGCCGCATCGACGTCCTGTACTTCTCGATCTCGCTGACGCAGTACGTCGCGAGCCGGTCGCCCGGCCTGTTCCGGCTGGCCGGGCGGTACAAGCGGGCGATCGTGGCCTTGGGGCTCAAGCGGGACTCGCCGCTGACCGGCGCCGTCCACGAAGCCGTGCGCCGCCTGATGGCCGACGGCACCTACCGCACGATCCTGGGCAAGTGGGGCCTCCAGGAGAACCACCTCGACACCACGGAGATCCTGAAAGGACGGTCCTGA